A single region of the Hylaeus volcanicus isolate JK05 chromosome 5, UHH_iyHylVolc1.0_haploid, whole genome shotgun sequence genome encodes:
- the LOC128877581 gene encoding 40S ribosomal protein S10-like: MLMPKKNRVAIYEYLFKEGVMVAKKDYHAPKHPELETIPNLQVIKAMQSLKSRGYVKEQFAWRHFYWYLTNDGIEYLRGYLHLPPEIVPSTLKRQTRSETTRPRPAAATRSETSRPTEDRAGYRRGPGGPAGPGDKKADVGAGTGDVEFRGGFGRGKPQ, translated from the exons ATGTTGATGCCAAAAAAGAACCGTGTAGCAATTTACGAATACCTTTTTAAGGAAGGTGTTATGGTTGCAAAGAAAGACTACCATGCACCAAAACATCCAGAATTGGAAACTATTCCAAATCTTCAAGTTATTAAGGCAATGCag TCTCTAAAATCTAGAGGGTATGTCAAAGAACAGTTTGCCTGGAGACATTTCTATTGGTATCTGACAAATGACGGAATTGAATATTTGCGTGGATACTTGCATCTACCTCCTGAAATTGTACCTTCCACTTTGAAGAGGCAAACCAGGTCAGAAACCACGAGGCCACGACCAGCAGCAGCTACGAGAAGCGAAACCTCTAGGCCGACGGAAGATCGTGCCGGATATAGACGAGGACCCGGAGGTCCAGCAGGGCCTGGTGACAAAAAAGCTGATGTTGGCGCGGGTACAGGTGACGTTGAATTCCGTGGTGGCTTCGGTCGTGGTAAAccacaataa
- the LOC128877577 gene encoding serine/threonine-protein kinase 3 isoform X2, with protein sequence MSSKSELKKLSEESLTRQPEEVFDIICKLGEGSYGSVYKALHKESGQVLAIKQVPVDTDLQEIIKEISIMQQCDSPYVVKYYGSYFKNTDLWIVMEYCGAGSVSDIMRLRKKTLQEDEIATILSDTLKGLEYLHLRRKIHRDIKAGNILLNNEGHAKLADFGVAGQLTDTMAKRNTVIGTPFWMAPEVIQEIGYDCVADIWSLGITALEMAEGKPPYGDIHPMRAIFMIPTKPPPSFREPDQWSSEFIDFVSRCLVKNPEERATATELLYHEFIGNAKQPSILSQMIADAHEIREKQSAHRAHVINNVAIKNQNQTEDSDEEDCSGTMKPLPEDTGTLVPSHDLPDTGTLVSAMLDLGTMVINSDTDTEATMKRHNTGSVESGKKYRPLFLDHFDKKEAPEIGKGNGQILGAHNPENESKLELRSPTESQRFQSHLQLQLNQISHPVQEQPHNNISKFQNVFAERDFDFLKFLSYEELQQRMANLDAEMEREIDELRRRYQTKRQPILDAMDTKRKRQQNF encoded by the exons ATGTCTTCGAAGAg tgaattaaaaaagttgtCAGAGGAAAGTTTAACAAGACAACCTGAAGAAGTGTTTGACATAATATGCAAGTTAGGAGAGGG ATCCTATGGGTCGGTTTACAAAGCATTACACAAAGAAAGTGGACAGGTACTTGCTATCAAACAAGTGCCTGTCGATACAGACTTACAGGAAATCATAAAAGAGATTTCCATCATGCAACAGTGTGATTCTCCAtatgttgttaaatattatgGAAGCTACTTTAAAAATACTGATTTATGG ATTGTAATGGAGTACTGTGGAGCTGGATCTGTCAGCGATATTATGAGGTTAAGGAAAAAGACGCTACAGGAAGATGAAATAGCAACAATCCTCAGTGATACCTTAAAAGGTTTAGAGTATCTTCATTTGAGAAGAAAGATACATAGAGACATTAAGGCAGGAAATATCTTGCTCAATAATGAGGGGCATGCAAAACTAGCAGATTTTGGAGTGGCCGGACAATTAACT GATACAATGGCGAAACGCAACACAGTCATAGGAACTCCATTCTGGATGGCTCCAGAAGTAATACAAGAAATTGGATACGATTGCGTTGCAGACATATGGTCCCTGGGTATAACTGCTTTAGAAATGGCAGAAGGCAAGCCACCGTATGGCGACATACATCCTATGAGAGCAATATTTATGATACCGACTAAACCACCACCTAGCTTTAGGGAACCTGACCAGTGGAGTTCTGAATTTATCGATTTTGTCAGTAGGTGCCTTGTTAAAAATCCAGAAGAAAGAGCTACTGCAACTGAGCTTCTGTATCATGAATTTATAG GTAATGCAAAACAGCCAAGTATTCTGAGTCAAATGATCGCGGACGCTCATGAAATACGAGAAAAACAGAGCGCTCATCGAGCTCATGTTATCAACAATGTAgcaataaaaaatcaaaaccAAACAGAAGACTCG GATGAAGAAGACTGTAGCGGGACGATGAAACCTCTACCAGAAGATACAGGAACCTTAGTACCAAGTCATGATCTTCCAGATACTGGAACACTTGTTTCTGCAATGTTAGACTTGGGAACAATGGTTATTAATAGTGACACAGATACAGAAGCAACTATGAAAC GTCACAATACAGGGTCAGTTGAATCCGGAAAGAAATACCGGCCACTATTTTTAGATCATTTTGATAAGAAGGAAGCACCTGAAATAGGAAag GGTAATGGACAAATACTTGGAGCACACAATCCAGAGAATGAAAGTAAATTAGAATTACGAAGCCCGACAGAATCGCAGAGGTTTCAAAGCCATCTACAGTTACAGCTTAACCAGATCTCTCACCCTGTACAAGAGCAACCTCATAATAACATATCCAAGTTCCAAAATGTCTTCGCGGAACGCGATTTCGACTTC CTGAAGTTTCTCTCATACGAGGAACTACAGCAACGAATGGCTAATCTGGACGCAGAAATGGAGCGGGAAATCGATGAGCTAAGAAGAAGGTACCAAACGAAGAGACAACCAATTCTTGACGCCATGGATACCAAACGAAAACGTCAGCAGAACTTCTAA
- the LOC128877577 gene encoding serine/threonine-protein kinase 3 isoform X1: MSSKSELKKLSEESLTRQPEEVFDIICKLGEGSYGSVYKALHKESGQVLAIKQVPVDTDLQEIIKEISIMQQCDSPYVVKYYGSYFKNTDLWIVMEYCGAGSVSDIMRLRKKTLQEDEIATILSDTLKGLEYLHLRRKIHRDIKAGNILLNNEGHAKLADFGVAGQLTDTMAKRNTVIGTPFWMAPEVIQEIGYDCVADIWSLGITALEMAEGKPPYGDIHPMRAIFMIPTKPPPSFREPDQWSSEFIDFVSRCLVKNPEERATATELLYHEFIGNAKQPSILSQMIADAHEIREKQSAHRAHVINNVAIKNQNQTEDSDEEDCSGTMKPLPEDTGTLVPSHDLPDTGTLVSAMLDLGTMVINSDTDTEATMKRHNTGSVESGKKYRPLFLDHFDKKEAPEIGKGNGQILGAHNPENESKLELRSPTESQRFQSHLQLQLNQISHPVQEQPHNNISKFQNVFAERDFDFINNHILQLKFLSYEELQQRMANLDAEMEREIDELRRRYQTKRQPILDAMDTKRKRQQNF, from the exons ATGTCTTCGAAGAg tgaattaaaaaagttgtCAGAGGAAAGTTTAACAAGACAACCTGAAGAAGTGTTTGACATAATATGCAAGTTAGGAGAGGG ATCCTATGGGTCGGTTTACAAAGCATTACACAAAGAAAGTGGACAGGTACTTGCTATCAAACAAGTGCCTGTCGATACAGACTTACAGGAAATCATAAAAGAGATTTCCATCATGCAACAGTGTGATTCTCCAtatgttgttaaatattatgGAAGCTACTTTAAAAATACTGATTTATGG ATTGTAATGGAGTACTGTGGAGCTGGATCTGTCAGCGATATTATGAGGTTAAGGAAAAAGACGCTACAGGAAGATGAAATAGCAACAATCCTCAGTGATACCTTAAAAGGTTTAGAGTATCTTCATTTGAGAAGAAAGATACATAGAGACATTAAGGCAGGAAATATCTTGCTCAATAATGAGGGGCATGCAAAACTAGCAGATTTTGGAGTGGCCGGACAATTAACT GATACAATGGCGAAACGCAACACAGTCATAGGAACTCCATTCTGGATGGCTCCAGAAGTAATACAAGAAATTGGATACGATTGCGTTGCAGACATATGGTCCCTGGGTATAACTGCTTTAGAAATGGCAGAAGGCAAGCCACCGTATGGCGACATACATCCTATGAGAGCAATATTTATGATACCGACTAAACCACCACCTAGCTTTAGGGAACCTGACCAGTGGAGTTCTGAATTTATCGATTTTGTCAGTAGGTGCCTTGTTAAAAATCCAGAAGAAAGAGCTACTGCAACTGAGCTTCTGTATCATGAATTTATAG GTAATGCAAAACAGCCAAGTATTCTGAGTCAAATGATCGCGGACGCTCATGAAATACGAGAAAAACAGAGCGCTCATCGAGCTCATGTTATCAACAATGTAgcaataaaaaatcaaaaccAAACAGAAGACTCG GATGAAGAAGACTGTAGCGGGACGATGAAACCTCTACCAGAAGATACAGGAACCTTAGTACCAAGTCATGATCTTCCAGATACTGGAACACTTGTTTCTGCAATGTTAGACTTGGGAACAATGGTTATTAATAGTGACACAGATACAGAAGCAACTATGAAAC GTCACAATACAGGGTCAGTTGAATCCGGAAAGAAATACCGGCCACTATTTTTAGATCATTTTGATAAGAAGGAAGCACCTGAAATAGGAAag GGTAATGGACAAATACTTGGAGCACACAATCCAGAGAATGAAAGTAAATTAGAATTACGAAGCCCGACAGAATCGCAGAGGTTTCAAAGCCATCTACAGTTACAGCTTAACCAGATCTCTCACCCTGTACAAGAGCAACCTCATAATAACATATCCAAGTTCCAAAATGTCTTCGCGGAACGCGATTTCGACTTC ATAAACAACCATATCCTGCAGCTGAAGTTTCTCTCATACGAGGAACTACAGCAACGAATGGCTAATCTGGACGCAGAAATGGAGCGGGAAATCGATGAGCTAAGAAGAAGGTACCAAACGAAGAGACAACCAATTCTTGACGCCATGGATACCAAACGAAAACGTCAGCAGAACTTCTAA
- the LOC128877578 gene encoding sorting nexin-17 produces the protein MHFSIPDTQEFIDTAGNTYVGYNIHINGLFHCTVRYKQLHNLHEQLTKDLDVPIQSFPPKKFFPLTVSQQEERRLALEKYIQSIGQNVVVNDSGVLNAFLLNAQQETIGGLSKNEFVDIFLMNGCKITINISTGDHSGIVLKKVYKHLKLLEQYHLYFALFIVAQDEGNSVYLLRKLQDFESPFITNKHIHTIGSRIVLGKNYWDVGYDLELMNNAVAMNLLYIQAVAEIQRGWILVADELKDHLTTLKNHGKKKEYLDIARTLKYYGYIQFAPCSCDYPQSDSKVLVAIGKNELNLRTLSDEQQSEEMFKVSRMRCWRITTVQSSLERCNESDDFSLELSFEYLIAKNQLQWITITSDQAILMSVCLQAMIDELLLKNASGSRAQDLSRKPWTYVMRDGQSVSMGSSSDEQSEENKKDDCIKQPTKSEPIMKRLADRLSVVRIKKSNNVKDSANGNFQKKHISECDIMENNAFNMIGDDDL, from the exons atgcatttttctaTACCAGATACGCAAGAATTTATCGATACAGCTGGTAATACATATGTG gGTTATAACATTCATATAAATGGATTGTTCCATTGTACAGTGAGGTATAAACAGCTGCACAATCTTCACGAACAGTTGACAAAGGATCTGGATGTACCTATTCAGTCATTTCCACCAAAAAAGTTTTTTCCTTTAACGGTAAGCCAGCAAGAAGAGCGCCGTCTAgctttggaaaaatatattcagtcGATAGGACAAAATGTTGTGGTCAACGATTCAGGGGTACTGAATGCATTCTTGTTAAATGCTCAGCAAGAAACTATAGGTGGACTATCCAAAAATGAATTCGTGGACATTTTTCTCATGAATGGCTGTaagataacaataaatatttccacagGAGATCATTCTGGAATTGTTTTAAAG AAAGTCTACAAACATCTTAAACTACTAGAACAATATCATTTGTATTTTGCATTGTTCATTGTTGCTCAAGATGAAGGTAATAGTGTCTACT TATTACGAAAATTACAAGATTTTGAATCTCCGTTTATAACGAACAAACATATACACACTATTGGTAGTAGGATTGTGCTAGGAAAGAATTACTGGGATGTAGGATATGATCTTGAACTAATGAATAATGCAGTAgcaatgaatttattatatattcaagcAGTTGCAGAAATTCAAAGAGGTTGGATTCTTGTTGCAGATGAATTGAAAGATCATCTGACTACTTTAAAGAATCAtgggaagaaaaaagaa TATCTGGATATAGCGCGTACTTTAAAGTATTATGGGTACATTCAGTTTGCTCCATGTTCTTGTGATTATCCACAATCAGATTCAAAAGTACTGGTTGCTATaggtaaaaatgaattaaatttgcgTACATTATCAGACGAACAACAAAGTGAAGAAATGTTCAAAGTTTCTCGAATGCGTTGCTGGCGAATTACGACTGTACAAAGT AGTCTCGAAAGGTGCAACGAAAGTGATGACTTTAGCTTGGAATTATCTTTTGAATACTTAATAGCTAAGAATCAGCTACAATGGATTACAATTACTTCGGATCAAGCTATTTTAATGTCCGTGTGCTTGCAAGCTATGATCGATGAATTACTATTAAAGAATGCAAGTGGCAGTAGAGCTcag gATTTATCCAGGAAACCTTGGACATATGTTATGAGAGATGGACAGAGTGTTTCAATGGGATCAAGTTCTGATGAACAATCTgaagagaataaaaaa GATGATTGTATCAAGCAGCCTACTAAATCGGAACCGATTATGAAAAGACTTGCGGATAGACTATCAGTGGTAAGAATAAAAAAGTCCAATAACGTTAAAGATAGCGCAAATGGTAACTTTCAAAAGAAACATATATCGGAATGTGatattatggaaaataatgcATTTAACATGATCGGTGATGACGATTTATGA